A single genomic interval of Lewinellaceae bacterium harbors:
- a CDS encoding TraB/GumN family protein, whose protein sequence is MSGRLDHLIWTARHSVRPPVYLFGTMHLDCDLFPELQERCLRLVESIDLLATEIDLESMENTAFPMLEQGIQDHLSPQQYERLRDQLIRFFEFDLLPWDRVPPIFIYQFLIEKILPKAAGKPVDHFVWRLAEERGKKRTGLETLERQMEIASHLDFSWQIKSLKSIARSPQRFRRMIGEMVAGYRLERLPQLYRSSKKQLGPYRKLMLYDRNKVMFSVMEDLIGDQIVLVAVGAAHLWGHYGLLRLIKQAGYRVSPWKG, encoded by the coding sequence ATGTCCGGTCGATTGGATCATTTGATCTGGACTGCCAGGCATTCCGTCAGGCCTCCTGTTTATTTATTTGGTACCATGCACCTGGACTGCGACCTCTTTCCGGAATTGCAGGAGCGTTGTCTGCGTTTGGTTGAATCAATTGATCTCCTTGCCACAGAAATTGATCTGGAATCCATGGAAAATACTGCATTTCCCATGCTGGAGCAGGGCATCCAGGACCATCTTTCCCCGCAACAGTACGAACGGCTTCGAGACCAGCTCATTCGGTTTTTTGAATTTGACCTCCTGCCCTGGGATCGGGTGCCTCCCATATTCATTTATCAGTTCCTCATCGAAAAGATCCTGCCTAAAGCTGCGGGAAAACCGGTGGACCATTTCGTATGGCGGCTGGCGGAAGAAAGGGGAAAGAAAAGGACAGGATTGGAAACGCTGGAAAGACAGATGGAGATAGCCAGCCACCTGGACTTCTCCTGGCAAATCAAAAGCCTGAAATCCATCGCCCGGTCGCCACAGCGTTTTCGGCGGATGATCGGTGAAATGGTGGCAGGTTACCGGCTTGAACGATTACCGCAATTGTACCGGTCCAGTAAAAAACAACTGGGTCCTTACCGGAAATTAATGCTGTACGACCGCAACAAAGTGATGTTCTCTGTAATGGAGGATCTGATCGGAGACCAGATCGTCCTTGTGGCTGTCGGTGCTGCCCATCTCTGGGGCCACTACGGTTTGCTTCGTCTAATAAAACAGGCCGGTTATCGAGTATCACCCTGGAAGGGCTAG
- a CDS encoding rhodanese-like domain-containing protein, with protein sequence MNNWLFLAFLSIGAISCAHAQSTETVVPGVKTTPGVVTNISVDQLAAALAADSSIHVLDVRSIQEYVGGHIANAKQIDILQNEHFKEEIQKLDKNHTYWVYCRSGHRSLIAADEMIRAGFTSVINVEGGFNAWSARKKE encoded by the coding sequence ATGAATAATTGGCTTTTTCTTGCTTTTCTATCGATAGGAGCAATTTCATGTGCGCATGCTCAATCCACTGAAACCGTCGTTCCGGGTGTAAAGACAACCCCCGGTGTGGTGACCAACATTTCAGTTGACCAACTGGCAGCAGCTCTGGCTGCCGACTCCAGCATTCATGTACTTGATGTACGCTCCATTCAGGAATATGTTGGAGGTCATATTGCCAATGCGAAGCAAATAGACATTCTTCAGAATGAACATTTCAAGGAAGAGATCCAAAAACTGGACAAGAACCATACCTATTGGGTTTACTGCCGCAGCGGTCACCGCAGTCTTATTGCAGCCGATGAGATGATCCGGGCCGGATTTACGTCCGTGATCAACGTAGAGGGCGGATTCAATGCCTGGAGTGCCCGTAAGAAAGAATAA
- a CDS encoding Lrp/AsnC family transcriptional regulator, which yields MKLDKIDRKILKLLQENSKITNLELSKKINLSPAPTLERVKKLEQTNIIDSYHAEVNPQSIGLNVKTFVLVSLAWKKENVLDLFIEKIQHIDEITECYIITGEADLLLKVVCKDIPTYEQLLFKTLSQIGEIERLKTLVTLSTVKDSKVLPFDYGKED from the coding sequence ATGAAGTTGGATAAGATAGATCGTAAAATACTTAAGTTACTCCAGGAGAATAGTAAGATTACCAATCTTGAACTTTCTAAAAAAATAAATTTATCTCCGGCTCCCACCCTGGAACGGGTGAAGAAGCTGGAGCAAACCAATATCATCGACAGTTACCATGCCGAGGTAAACCCGCAGTCGATCGGCTTGAATGTCAAGACGTTTGTGCTGGTTTCTCTGGCCTGGAAAAAAGAAAATGTGCTGGATCTTTTCATTGAGAAGATCCAGCATATCGATGAGATTACCGAGTGCTACATCATCACCGGAGAAGCAGACCTGTTGCTTAAAGTCGTGTGCAAAGACATTCCAACCTATGAGCAACTTCTGTTCAAAACCTTGTCGCAGATAGGCGAGATCGAACGCCTGAAAACATTGGTGACCCTGTCAACCGTAAAGGACTCAAAGGTTTTGCCGTTTGATTACGGCAAGGAGGACTGA
- a CDS encoding NAD-dependent epimerase/dehydratase family protein, translating to MKDPLDIHTGNKIAIVAGATGLIGNEVVRQLLNHPAYGRVKVFVRRHLSFQHPKLQEIMTDFDRLEEYAHEFKGNDLFLCLGTTMAKAGSRKAFIKVDLTYNLKMARMASDNKVHQVLLVSSVGADPDALFFYSKVKGNLEQAIKQLPFWGIHIFQPSVLLGQREELRMGEKVAGSVGHWLDKVTGGGMTVYKPVHAETVALAMIRVAQKLSGGVHTYESHIIAEIAGVEDPN from the coding sequence GTGAAAGATCCGCTTGACATTCATACCGGCAATAAAATCGCGATCGTTGCCGGCGCTACGGGATTGATAGGCAATGAAGTCGTCCGTCAATTGCTAAACCATCCGGCCTATGGCAGGGTGAAGGTTTTTGTACGCCGCCATCTCAGCTTTCAGCATCCCAAACTGCAGGAGATCATGACAGACTTTGATCGCCTGGAAGAGTATGCTCACGAATTTAAGGGCAATGACCTATTCCTGTGCCTGGGAACCACCATGGCCAAAGCCGGGTCCCGAAAAGCGTTCATCAAGGTAGATCTCACTTACAACCTGAAGATGGCCCGGATGGCCAGTGACAATAAAGTCCATCAGGTTCTTTTGGTTTCATCGGTGGGTGCCGATCCGGACGCATTATTTTTCTATAGCAAAGTAAAGGGTAACCTGGAGCAAGCCATTAAGCAACTGCCTTTCTGGGGTATTCACATTTTCCAGCCTTCGGTGCTCCTGGGCCAGCGGGAAGAATTGCGTATGGGTGAAAAGGTGGCAGGATCGGTAGGCCACTGGCTAGATAAAGTGACCGGGGGAGGTATGACCGTCTACAAACCGGTCCATGCCGAAACCGTTGCTTTGGCTATGATCCGGGTGGCGCAAAAGCTCAGTGGCGGTGTCCATACCTATGAGAGTCACATCATTGCGGAGATTGCCGGTGTTGAGGACCCAAATTGA
- a CDS encoding CcmD family protein — protein sequence MRISRVLSVILLVFTSHLLWGQSQSLDYYRNSGKIYVVVAVIVVSFLGIVLFLISLDRRIRRMEKDLNQK from the coding sequence ATGCGTATTTCAAGAGTCCTTTCCGTTATATTGTTGGTATTCACCTCACACCTGTTGTGGGGGCAATCGCAGTCACTGGATTATTACCGGAATTCCGGTAAAATTTATGTCGTCGTCGCGGTAATTGTGGTGAGCTTTCTGGGCATCGTACTTTTTTTGATCAGCCTGGACCGGCGGATAAGGAGAATGGAGAAAGACCTTAACCAAAAATAA
- the gldC gene encoding gliding motility protein GldC, which translates to MQKKSEIKLEVQMDSKNIPEQILWETSDDPAGTGKQECKAIFLSLFDMKSGDTLKIDLWTKDMQVIEMDRLVYQTMRSLADSYARATNNVRMANEMQKFAQFFGEETEIIKRG; encoded by the coding sequence ATGCAGAAGAAGTCTGAAATTAAGCTGGAGGTCCAAATGGACAGTAAAAACATTCCGGAACAGATCCTGTGGGAGACATCCGACGATCCAGCCGGAACCGGTAAGCAGGAATGCAAAGCCATCTTTCTCTCTCTGTTTGATATGAAAAGCGGTGATACCCTTAAGATAGACCTGTGGACCAAAGATATGCAGGTGATTGAAATGGACCGGCTGGTATATCAGACCATGCGTTCATTGGCAGACTCCTACGCGCGGGCAACCAATAATGTCCGCATGGCTAATGAGATGCAGAAATTTGCCCAGTTCTTTGGTGAAGAAACCGAGATCATCAAGCGCGGTTAA
- a CDS encoding DUF4249 domain-containing protein — MALRNNFWIHSLALFLFLAGTGCEEEYIPDTVEGPSKLVVEGYVEAGDQPMPAYVILTRSRSFFQQLNPGDLENSYVHDALVQVSYDGITATLPEICLNDLDTTLRKVVAREFGFDPDSLEINICVYVDLNGQVVGQFGKQYALHVEAEGKILEAITTIPELVPLDSFRFEPTPGMPIDSLAQLIATISDPSDETNYYRQFIRINSGIYDPGFASVSDDALFNGKTLDFRINSPQHTPDDNPEIFGLFHRGDTISIKWTNIDADHFKFWNTFESSRNSGGPFSSYVRVSSNIQGGLGVWGGYAVAYYDAIVPEK, encoded by the coding sequence ATGGCACTGAGAAATAACTTCTGGATCCATAGCCTTGCCTTGTTTCTTTTCCTTGCAGGAACCGGGTGTGAGGAAGAATACATCCCGGACACTGTCGAGGGACCATCCAAGCTGGTTGTGGAAGGTTACGTCGAAGCCGGGGATCAACCGATGCCGGCGTATGTGATACTAACCCGTTCCAGATCCTTTTTTCAGCAGCTGAATCCCGGAGATTTGGAAAATAGTTACGTGCATGACGCACTGGTACAGGTATCCTACGATGGTATAACCGCCACCCTGCCGGAAATTTGTCTGAACGACCTCGATACGACCTTGCGGAAAGTGGTAGCCCGTGAGTTTGGGTTTGATCCGGATAGCCTGGAGATCAATATCTGTGTATATGTGGACCTCAATGGTCAGGTGGTGGGACAATTTGGCAAACAATATGCATTGCATGTGGAAGCCGAAGGTAAAATACTGGAAGCAATTACGACCATACCGGAATTGGTCCCGTTGGACTCTTTTCGTTTCGAGCCCACGCCAGGTATGCCTATTGATAGCCTGGCCCAGCTGATAGCGACAATTTCCGACCCGTCTGATGAAACCAATTATTACCGCCAGTTCATCCGCATCAATTCTGGAATTTACGATCCCGGCTTTGCATCCGTTTCCGATGATGCCTTGTTCAACGGTAAGACACTGGACTTTCGAATCAATTCCCCGCAGCATACTCCGGATGACAACCCTGAAATATTTGGCCTCTTTCATCGAGGGGATACCATTTCTATAAAATGGACCAATATCGATGCCGATCATTTCAAATTTTGGAATACCTTCGAATCCAGCCGTAACAGCGGCGGACCATTCTCCAGCTATGTGCGGGTGAGTTCGAACATACAGGGAGGACTCGGAGTCTGGGGAGGCTATGCTGTTGCGTATTATGATGCAATCGTACCGGAAAAGTGA
- a CDS encoding Glu/Leu/Phe/Val dehydrogenase, whose product MSTFYESVQSNFDRAAAMTKIPKGLLHQIRECNAVLQLRFPVKIGNQYKVIEAYRVQHSQHRQPTKGGIRYSSRVTQDEVMALASLMTYKCALVDVPFGGAKGGIKITPWKYTPEQLQAITRRYTAELIKKNFIGPGLDVPAPDYGTGAREMAWILDTYMSYKGGDIDAVACVTGKPVSQNGIRGRTEATGRGVYYAMREAVSIKEDMKKLGLEPGLAGKTMVIQGLGNVGSYTGSISQDEGDVKIIGISEYEGSIYNPNGINIDKLLKHRKATGSILNFNGAKNLPSREAALELECDILVPAALENQIHIDNVNNIKAKIIAEAANGPVSADADEVLRKKGVMIIPDMYINAGGVTVSYFEWLKNLSHMRFGRMEKRFDHNTYSNLVGLIEKQTGKSIGNKEKDFLTRGADEIDLVRSGLEETMVTAYHEINEVRKRKKSCEDLRTAAFVVALEKIASDYHNLGIFP is encoded by the coding sequence ATGTCAACATTTTATGAGAGCGTACAGTCTAATTTTGACCGCGCTGCCGCAATGACAAAAATCCCCAAAGGACTACTCCATCAAATCAGAGAATGCAATGCAGTACTTCAGTTGCGATTTCCGGTAAAGATCGGAAACCAGTACAAAGTGATTGAAGCATACCGTGTGCAGCATAGTCAGCACCGTCAACCGACCAAAGGTGGTATACGCTACAGTTCCCGGGTTACCCAGGATGAGGTCATGGCATTGGCCTCATTGATGACTTATAAGTGTGCACTCGTGGACGTGCCTTTTGGTGGAGCTAAAGGAGGTATCAAAATTACTCCCTGGAAATATACCCCTGAACAATTGCAAGCCATTACTCGCAGATACACCGCAGAACTGATCAAAAAGAATTTTATCGGTCCCGGACTGGATGTTCCTGCACCTGATTACGGCACCGGGGCCCGGGAAATGGCCTGGATCCTGGATACCTATATGAGTTATAAAGGGGGTGACATTGATGCCGTAGCCTGCGTCACCGGTAAGCCGGTTTCACAAAACGGGATCAGGGGAAGGACGGAAGCCACCGGGAGAGGTGTCTATTATGCCATGCGCGAAGCGGTTTCCATCAAGGAGGATATGAAGAAACTCGGGTTGGAACCAGGACTGGCCGGAAAAACAATGGTTATCCAGGGACTGGGCAATGTTGGTTCCTATACCGGGAGTATCTCGCAGGATGAAGGGGATGTGAAGATCATCGGCATCTCAGAGTACGAAGGATCCATCTACAATCCGAATGGCATCAACATCGATAAGTTGTTGAAGCACCGGAAGGCTACCGGAAGTATTTTGAATTTTAACGGTGCCAAAAACCTTCCCAGCAGGGAAGCTGCTCTGGAGCTGGAATGCGATATCCTGGTACCTGCAGCTCTGGAGAATCAGATACACATTGATAATGTGAACAACATCAAAGCCAAAATCATAGCGGAGGCAGCTAACGGTCCGGTGAGCGCCGATGCCGATGAAGTCCTGCGCAAGAAAGGCGTGATGATCATCCCCGATATGTACATCAATGCAGGAGGGGTGACCGTTTCGTATTTTGAATGGTTGAAAAACCTTTCCCACATGCGGTTTGGCCGGATGGAAAAACGTTTTGACCACAATACCTATTCAAATTTGGTAGGCCTGATCGAAAAGCAAACCGGAAAATCAATTGGCAATAAAGAAAAAGACTTCCTCACCAGAGGGGCTGATGAAATCGATTTGGTGCGTTCGGGACTAGAGGAGACCATGGTGACCGCTTACCATGAGATCAATGAAGTACGCAAGCGTAAGAAAAGTTGCGAAGACCTGCGTACCGCTGCTTTTGTGGTCGCACTGGAGAAGATTGCGTCGGATTACCACAATTTGGGGATTTTCCCATAA
- the ccsA gene encoding cytochrome c biogenesis protein CcsA, producing MRLEWWKYLGIAILLYTLLFGMLVPLGPGIVEVSPGQTSTGTQKEFDIWGYNTRFTRFDQLNVVLKLDDDHCVSAKEYKVISDYQLSAKFDIPALPEGAKSAEFATLFIYPAGTGTAILPSAVSIRQGEEGPSTGQWVPESQFAFDRNTSLHFPYRNILMESIRNTYFHVALWFAMMFILGASMVYSIRYLRSGRLDWDLKANAYAQVGILIGFLGISTGMIWAANTWGKAWSWDIKQTMAAVAMLIYLAYFVLRSSIEDQEKRARTGAAYNIFAFATLIPLLYVVPRLVDSLHPGSGGNPAMGGEDLDNTMRLVFYPAIIGWTLLATWVAQLTFRYLKIQYQARSRNLTEQY from the coding sequence ATGAGATTGGAATGGTGGAAATATCTGGGTATTGCAATTTTATTGTACACCCTTCTTTTTGGTATGCTGGTGCCATTGGGCCCCGGGATCGTGGAAGTGTCTCCGGGCCAGACATCTACTGGAACACAAAAGGAATTTGATATCTGGGGGTATAATACCCGGTTTACCCGGTTTGATCAGCTTAATGTGGTGCTCAAGCTGGATGATGACCACTGTGTTTCGGCTAAAGAATATAAGGTTATTTCTGATTATCAGCTTTCCGCCAAATTCGATATTCCTGCTCTTCCGGAAGGTGCAAAATCGGCGGAGTTTGCCACCCTGTTTATCTATCCCGCTGGAACGGGCACAGCAATCCTTCCTTCCGCAGTTTCCATCCGGCAAGGCGAGGAGGGACCTTCGACAGGTCAATGGGTACCTGAGTCTCAATTTGCATTTGACCGTAATACCAGCCTGCATTTTCCCTACCGTAATATCCTGATGGAGAGTATCCGGAACACCTATTTCCACGTAGCGCTTTGGTTTGCCATGATGTTCATTCTGGGTGCTTCGATGGTGTACAGCATACGTTATCTGCGTTCGGGCCGGCTGGATTGGGATCTCAAAGCCAATGCCTATGCACAGGTTGGTATATTGATTGGTTTTCTTGGCATAAGTACCGGGATGATATGGGCCGCAAATACCTGGGGCAAAGCGTGGAGCTGGGATATCAAGCAGACGATGGCAGCCGTGGCCATGCTGATCTATCTGGCCTATTTTGTCCTGCGCTCCTCCATCGAAGACCAGGAAAAACGTGCCCGTACCGGAGCAGCCTATAACATCTTTGCCTTCGCCACTTTAATACCGTTGCTGTATGTGGTTCCCAGATTGGTCGACAGCCTCCATCCGGGCAGTGGTGGCAATCCAGCTATGGGAGGTGAGGATCTGGACAATACCATGCGCCTGGTCTTTTATCCGGCGATCATCGGATGGACCCTGTTGGCGACGTGGGTTGCCCAGCTGACTTTCCGCTACCTGAAAATTCAATATCAGGCCCGCAGCAGAAATTTAACCGAACAATATTAA
- a CDS encoding DUF983 domain-containing protein, which produces MKGSALYSVFNLKCPRCHEGKLFETSVFDYAHPLSMGKHCDVCHQKYELEPGFYWGAMFVSYAVSAFLMFGLIALFYFGINTSLEAAFGWTIAIIVLLFVYILRLSRSIWLHLFVKYDKNWQNE; this is translated from the coding sequence ATGAAAGGAAGTGCTCTGTACAGTGTTTTTAACCTGAAATGTCCCCGTTGTCACGAAGGGAAATTATTTGAAACTTCCGTTTTTGACTATGCTCATCCGCTATCCATGGGGAAGCACTGTGACGTTTGTCATCAGAAATACGAACTGGAACCGGGATTTTACTGGGGAGCCATGTTTGTATCCTATGCCGTCAGTGCATTTCTCATGTTTGGCCTGATTGCTTTGTTCTATTTCGGAATCAATACCTCACTGGAGGCCGCATTCGGCTGGACCATTGCCATCATAGTCCTTCTGTTCGTCTATATTTTGCGACTCAGCCGGAGCATCTGGCTTCATCTTTTTGTTAAATACGATAAAAACTGGCAGAATGAATAA
- a CDS encoding TonB-dependent receptor has protein sequence MNTLRDTLSIICIFLLMASALPAQNATISGYVRDANSGETLIGANVYNQADPGQGTSTNAYGFYSLTLPAGEYTLVFSYLGYQDQHQTIQLLDNQTVNINLSEGVAMDEVVVVAEQRDRNVTSTELGKIDLPIENIKLLPAVFGEVDILKALQLLPGVMSSGEGSSGFYVRGGGADQNLILLDEAPVYNTGHLLGFFSVFNADAIKNTTLIKGDMPAQYGGRLSSVVDVQMKEGNNQQYAVDGGIGLIASRLTVQGPVIKDRSSFMVSARRTYALDLAQPFIRRSNFAGTNYYFYDLNTKLNYQFSQKDRVYLSGYFGRDVFAFNSNQSDFSLRMPYGNATATLRWNHLFNDRLFMNTSVIYNDYDFSFSGGQDLFKFKLFSGVRDWNTKLDFDYYPNYRHSIRFGINAIRHRFVPNVVQGTSGDVTFGSDFTDKFGVESAAYFQDEIKLGSAFNVQLGMRYSRFSQVGPYTSKFNGEQYGSWNSVVTYDGWEPRAALRWQLLPSASLKAAITFTNQYIHLVSNSASTLPTDVWVPSTEVVKPQQGIQYALGVFKNWKDNTLETSVEVYYRDLANQIDYRDSYVNNLSNDVEDDFVFGVGRAYGAEFFLRKSKGDLNGWIGYTISRSERSFSEIEGGRWYPTTFDRTHDVSVVANYQLNDRWSFGGVVVYGTGRAYTPIDGVYLIGQDLVTEYGPRNSSRLEPYHRLDISATYVPARSAEKRFRGSWTFSVYNVYNHRNPYFTYTDIDTNLATGEAQAKAYKVSIFPIIPSVTWNFKWK, from the coding sequence ATGAACACCTTGAGAGATACCCTAAGTATTATTTGTATTTTTTTGTTGATGGCGTCGGCTTTGCCTGCTCAAAATGCTACGATCAGCGGTTATGTCAGGGATGCTAATAGCGGGGAAACACTGATAGGCGCCAATGTGTACAACCAGGCCGATCCCGGGCAGGGTACTTCAACCAATGCGTATGGATTTTATTCCCTGACCTTGCCGGCTGGTGAGTATACCCTGGTTTTTTCCTACCTGGGTTATCAGGACCAGCATCAGACCATCCAACTTCTGGATAATCAAACCGTTAACATCAATTTGAGTGAAGGGGTGGCGATGGATGAAGTGGTCGTAGTCGCGGAACAAAGAGACCGGAATGTGACCAGTACGGAATTGGGTAAAATAGATTTGCCGATTGAAAACATAAAATTGTTGCCGGCAGTTTTTGGCGAGGTAGATATCCTGAAAGCTCTCCAACTTCTACCGGGTGTAATGTCCAGTGGTGAAGGCAGTTCCGGATTTTATGTACGGGGTGGGGGAGCAGACCAGAACCTGATCCTGCTGGATGAAGCTCCGGTATATAATACGGGCCATCTGCTGGGATTTTTCTCGGTATTCAATGCGGATGCCATTAAAAACACCACCCTGATAAAGGGAGATATGCCGGCCCAGTATGGTGGCAGGCTCTCCTCGGTGGTGGATGTCCAGATGAAAGAAGGCAATAATCAGCAATATGCAGTGGATGGGGGTATTGGCCTGATCGCTTCCAGATTAACCGTCCAAGGCCCGGTGATCAAGGATAGGAGTTCCTTTATGGTCTCCGCCCGGCGTACTTATGCACTGGACCTGGCTCAGCCTTTCATCCGCAGGAGCAACTTTGCCGGTACCAACTATTATTTCTACGACCTGAATACCAAATTGAATTATCAGTTCTCGCAGAAAGATCGCGTTTACCTGAGCGGATATTTCGGCCGGGATGTATTTGCCTTTAACTCGAATCAGTCGGATTTCAGTCTGAGGATGCCTTATGGGAATGCAACTGCAACGCTGCGGTGGAACCATCTTTTCAATGACCGGCTGTTCATGAATACCTCGGTGATCTACAACGACTACGATTTCAGTTTTTCGGGCGGGCAGGATCTTTTTAAGTTCAAGCTTTTCTCCGGAGTGCGGGATTGGAATACCAAGCTGGATTTTGACTATTACCCGAATTACCGTCACTCCATCCGTTTTGGGATCAACGCCATTCGTCACCGGTTTGTACCCAATGTCGTACAGGGCACCAGTGGAGATGTAACCTTTGGCTCGGACTTTACCGATAAATTTGGTGTGGAGTCGGCAGCCTATTTTCAGGATGAGATCAAGTTGGGATCAGCTTTTAATGTGCAATTGGGTATGCGCTATTCCCGATTCAGCCAGGTAGGGCCTTACACTTCCAAGTTCAATGGCGAGCAATACGGCTCCTGGAATTCCGTGGTGACCTACGATGGCTGGGAGCCCAGGGCTGCCTTGCGCTGGCAGCTTTTACCATCCGCTTCGCTTAAGGCCGCCATAACATTTACCAACCAATACATACACCTGGTGAGTAATTCCGCAAGCACGCTTCCGACTGATGTTTGGGTACCCAGCACGGAAGTGGTCAAGCCGCAGCAAGGCATTCAGTACGCTTTGGGTGTGTTCAAAAACTGGAAGGATAATACGCTGGAAACTTCCGTAGAAGTCTATTACCGGGACCTGGCAAATCAGATCGATTACCGTGATTCCTATGTAAACAACCTCTCCAATGATGTGGAAGATGACTTTGTGTTTGGAGTAGGGCGGGCTTACGGCGCCGAATTTTTCCTGCGCAAATCGAAAGGGGACCTTAACGGCTGGATCGGTTATACCATATCCCGTTCTGAAAGGTCTTTTTCGGAGATCGAAGGGGGCCGTTGGTATCCTACGACCTTTGACCGGACCCATGACGTCTCGGTGGTTGCCAATTACCAGCTCAACGACCGTTGGAGTTTCGGAGGTGTCGTGGTTTACGGTACAGGCAGAGCCTACACTCCGATCGATGGAGTTTATCTCATTGGGCAGGACCTGGTGACGGAATATGGCCCCCGCAACAGTTCACGGCTGGAGCCCTACCACCGCCTGGACATTTCAGCGACTTATGTGCCTGCCAGGTCTGCAGAAAAGCGTTTTCGGGGTAGTTGGACCTTTTCGGTTTACAATGTGTACAACCACCGCAACCCGTATTTCACCTATACGGATATTGACACCAATCTGGCGACTGGTGAGGCTCAGGCAAAAGCCTATAAAGTTTCGATATTCCCGATCATCCCTTCCGTTACCTGGAATTTTAAATGGAAATAA